Proteins encoded within one genomic window of Brassica rapa cultivar Chiifu-401-42 chromosome A09, CAAS_Brap_v3.01, whole genome shotgun sequence:
- the LOC103837190 gene encoding putative FBD-associated F-box protein At1g50980, protein MRNQDRRRGIMTNQIRRSPRWGRLSEFPDELLLKILSFLPSKDVVATSAISKRWKSLWKEVKKFRYDATPSYPQTFQMFALFIRSRSNVESLQLKLNPNNSRQDFKDLVNYAVARSLRELRIEMLYKSFEFPQSLYLYPQLETLILEKLSLVDIPSNVSLIGVKKLHLLSVRFSSDESVTKLLSRCPLLEDLVVRRSTYTNVMVFTIDVPTLKCLSIDNTSGKSRPEGVHGFVINAPSLRCFSIKDTFSNYVRFGDMPELVKASVNIVCDQPIPTERETVQSTSSKM, encoded by the coding sequence ATGAGGAATCAGGATCGTAGGAGGGGTATAATGACGAATCAGATTCGTAGGAGTCCTAGGTGGGGTAGGCTGAGTGAGTTTCCAGACGAGTTGCTTTTGAAGATACTGTCTTTTCTTCCTAGTAAAGATGTTGTAGCCACGAGTGCCATTTCAAAACGGTGGAAGTCTCTTTGGAAGGAGGTAAAGAAATTCAGATATGATGCTACTCCTTCATATCCTCAAACTTTTCAAATGTTTGCTCTATTCATTAGAAGCAGATCAAATGTAGAGAGCTTACAGCTCAAGCTGAACCCAAATAACTCGAGACAAGACTTCAAAGATTTGGTTAACTATGCAGTTGCTCGCTCTTTGAGAGAGCTGAGAATAGAGATGCTTTACAAATCCTTTGAGTTTCCCCAAAGCTTGTATCTCTACCCACAACTTGAAACCCTCATACTTGAGAAACTTAGTCTTGTGGATATTCCATCTAACGTTTCTTTGATTGGTGTCAAGAAACTTCACCTTTTATCGGTTAGATTCTCAAGCGACGAATCTGTGACAAAGCTTCTAAGCAGATGCCCACTTCTTGAAGACTTGGTGGTGAGAAGAAGCACATATACCAATGTGATGGTATTTACTATTGATGTGCCAACGCTGAAGTGTTTATCTATCGATAATACGTCTGGGAAATCTCGGCCTGAAGGTGTTCATGGGTTTGTGATTAATGCACCTTCTTTAAGGTGCTTTAGCATTAAGGACACCTTCAGCAACTATGTACGGTTTGGAGATATGCCGGAGCTGGTCAAGGCGAGTGTCAACATTGTTTGTGACCAACCTATACCGACCGAGAGAGAGACGGTGCAAAGTACATCCTCGAAAATGTGA
- the LOC103837114 gene encoding PHD finger protein ALFIN-LIKE 4 yields the protein MDGGGAYNPRTVEEVFRDFKGRRSGMIKALTSDVQEFYRLCDPEKENLCLYGRPDEHWEVNLPAEEVPPELPEPVLGINFARDGMQEKDWLSLVAVHSDAWLLAVAFFFGARFGFDKADRKRLFNMMNDLPSIFEVVAGTAKKPSKEKSSVSNNSSNRSKSNSKRGSEPRPKLTKPEPKDEEEEEEEGVEEEEDEDDEQGETQCGACGESYAADEFWICCDLCENWFHGKCVKITPARAEHIKQYKCPSCSNKRARS from the exons ATGGACGGAGGTGGCGCGTACAACCCACGCACGGTGGAGGAGGTTTTCAGAGATTTCAAGGGTCGTAGGAGTGGCATGATTAAAGCTTTAACCTCAG ATGTTCAGGAGTTTTACCGACTTTGTGATCCAG AAAAGGAGAACTTGTGTCTCTATGGGCGCCCAGATGAGCACTGGGAAGTGAACTTACCAGCTGAAGAGGTTCCCCCTGAGCTCCCGGAGCCTGTCTTGGGCATCAACTTTGCCCGAGACGGGATGCAGGAAAAGGACTGGTTGTCCCTTGTTGCTGTCCACAGTGATGCATGGCTTCTTGCAGTTGCTTTCTTTTTCGGAGCCAGGTTTGGCTTTGACAAAGCTGATAG GAAAAGGCTTTTCAATATGATGAATGATCTTCCATCGATATTTGAGGTTGTGGCTGGCACTGCTAAGAAACCATCCAAGGAGAAATCTTCTGTTTCCAACAATAGTAGCAACAGATCCAAATCAAACTCCAAG CGAGGATCAGAACCAAGGCCCAAGCTGACAAAGCCTGAGCCCaaagatgaggaggaggaggaagaggaaggtgtggaagaagaggaggatgaGGATGATGAGCAAGGGGAAACACAGTGTGGGGCATGTGGTGAGAGCTATGCAGCTGATGAGTTCTGGATCTGCTGTGACCTCTGTGAGAACTGGTTCCATGGGAAGTGTGTGAAGATAACACCAGCCAGGGCTGAGCACATTAAGCAGTATAAGTGCCCATCTTGCAGCAACAAGAGAGCTCGGTCCTAA
- the LOC103837113 gene encoding solute carrier family 25 member 44: protein MSLGALIKEEKRAATTSSSSSSSSQVHMPKDIDWQMLDKPRFFFLGAALFSGVSTALYPILVLKTRQQVSPTRLSCANISLTIARLEGLKGFYKGFGTSLLGTVPARALYMTALEITKSSVGHATVRLGLSDTTSMAVANGAAGLASAVAAQVVWTPVDVVSQRLMVQGDVSLSSCRYTNGFDAFRKILCTDGPRGFYRGFGLSILTYAPSNAVWWASYSLAQRSIWSRLKRQDGGGSVVVQALSAITASGCSALITMPVDTIKTRLQVLDAEENGRRRAMTVMQTVRSLMREGGFGACYRGLGPRWVSMSMSATTMITTYEFLKRLAVKKQT, encoded by the coding sequence ATGAGTTTAGGTGCGTTGATAAAAGAGGAGAAAAGAGCAGCAACAacatcgtcttcttcttcttcttcttctcaggtACATATGCCAAAAGATATAGACTGGCAAATGCTTGACAAACCAAGATTCTTCTTCCTCGGCGCCGCTCTCTTCTCCGGTGTATCCACAGCTCTTTACCCTATCCTTGTCCTCAAAACAAGGCAACAAGTCTCCCCAACCCGCCTCTCCTGCGCCAACATCTCCCTAACCATCGCTAGACTCGAGGGTCTAAAAGGTTTCTACAAGGGCTTTGGAACGTCTTTGCTCGGAACCGTCCCGGCACGTGCCCTCTACATGACGGCTCTAGAGATCACCAAGAGTAGTGTTGGTCACGCAACCGTTAGGTTAGGTTTGTCTGATACAACATCTATGGCTGTTGCCAACGGTGCAGCTGGTTTAGCCTCTGCCGTGGCTGCTCAGGTTGTCTGGACACCGGTTGATGTCGTGAGCCAACGGCTTATGGTTCAAGGCGATGTCTCGTTGAGTTCTTGCAGATACACTAATGGGTTTGATGCTTTTAGAAAGATTCTTTGCACTGATGGACCGAGAGGGTTCTACAGAGGGTTTGGTCTCTCGATCTTGACTTATGCACCTTCAAACGCTGTCTGGTGGGCGTCTTATTCTTTAGCTCAAAGATCAATTTGGTCTCGGCTCAAGCGTCAAGATGGTGGTGGCTCAGTGGTGGTTCAAGCGTTGAGTGCAATCACGGCAAGCGGTTGCTCAGCTTTGATAACTATGCCTGTAGACACAATCAAGACAAGGTTACAGGTCTTGGACGCTGAAGAGAATGGGAGGAGACGAGCAATGACAGTGATGCAGACGGTGAGGAGCTTGATGAGGGAAGGAGGCTTTGGGGCTTGTTATAGAGGGTTAGGACCAAGGTGGGTCTCAATGTCTATGTCTGCAACAACAATGATCACAACCTATGAGTTCTTGAAGCGCCTGGCGGTAAAGAAGCAGACATGA
- the LOC103837111 gene encoding thiol protease aleurain-like isoform X3 yields the protein MSLRLILSLSILLILVAAATTTEEEDIVDFLKRYVDPLEVPKLLESGVTERYKNILQLARFINEESGLPYKAAPNKFVLYTGEEVYAMLRDPQKCSTSTTLTVNQNLTEAAVPETKDWREDGIVSPVQDQGRCASGWAFSATGALEAAYHQAFGEGISLSGQQLLDCDRAFGNAGCKGGLPSQAFAYVKHNGGIATKDNYASVAEERACKFRPEDLSVNVLDSVTAGSEDELKHAVGLVRPVTVTFAVPHDFLYYKEGVFTDSSCDLFTNRTGHAGLVVGYGVENSIPYWLVKNSWGSDWGENGYFKIERGKNMCGIESCASYPLVA from the exons ATGTCTCTAAGACTAATCCTATCTCTCTCGATCTTGTTGATTCTAGTAGCGGCCGCGACAACGACTGAGGAAGAAGATATTGTTGACTTCTTGAAACG GTATGTGGATCCGCTTGAAGTCCCCAAACTGCTTGAGTCCGGCGTGACTGAGCGTTACAAGAACATTCTCCAGCTAGCTAGATTCATCAACGAGGAGTCAGGCTTACCATACAAAGCAGCTCCTAATA AATTTGTTCTGTACACTGGAGAAGAGGTTTATGCAATGCTCCGGGATCCTCAAAAATGCTCTACGAGTACCACTTTGACAGTCAACCAGAATCTCACTGAAGCTGCGGTCCCAGAAACA AAAGACTGGAGAGAAGATGGTATTGTTAGCCCTGTCCAAGACCAGGGACGCTGTGCATCTGGCTGGGCATTTAG CGCGACTGGAGCTCTTGAGGCAGCTTACCATCAAGCATTCGGCGAAGGGATATCACTTTCCGGACAACAGCTTTTGGATTGTGATAGAGCTTTCGGTAACGCTGGTTGCAAGGGTGGACTTCCATCTCAAGCCTTTGCATACGTCAAACACAATGGTGGGATCGCAACAAAAGACAACTACGCTTCCGTAGCTGAAGAGCGTGCATGCAAGTTTCGACCTGAAGACCTTAGTGTTAATGTCCTCGACTCTGTTACTGCG gGTTCAGAGGATGAACTGAAGCATGCAGTTGGATTGGTGAGGCCAGTGACTGTAACGTTTGCCGTTCCTCATGATTTCTTGTACTACAAGGAAGGAGTTTTTACTGACAGCTCGTGTGACCTATTTACAAAT AGAACAGGCCATGCTGGATTAGTAGTTGGCTATGGAGTTGAAAATAGCATCCCGTACTGGCTTGTAAAGAACTCATGGGGAAGTGATTGGGGAGAAAATGGATACTTCAAGATAGAAAGGGGCAAAAATATGTGTG gTATTGAATCATGTGCATCCTACCCGCTTGTGGCTTGA
- the LOC103837111 gene encoding thiol protease aleurain-like isoform X1 has protein sequence MSLRLILSLSILLILVAAATTTEEEDIVDFLKRYVDPLEVPKLLESGVTERYKNILQLARFINEESGLPYKAAPNKFVLYTGEEVYAMLRDPQKCSTSTTLTVNQNLTEAAVPETKDWREDGIVSPVQDQGRCASGWAFSATGALEAAYHQAFGEGISLSGQQLLDCDRAFGNAGCKGGLPSQAFAYVKHNGGIATKDNYASVAEERACKFRPEDLSVNVLDSVTAGSEDELKHAVGLVRPVTVTFAVPHDFLYYKEGVFTDSSCDLFTNRTGHAGLVVGYGVENSIPYWLVKNSWGSDWGENGYFKIERGKNMCGKFFFDQLHFPFVFFFCQVLNHVHPTRLWLERLNYGTNGFTII, from the exons ATGTCTCTAAGACTAATCCTATCTCTCTCGATCTTGTTGATTCTAGTAGCGGCCGCGACAACGACTGAGGAAGAAGATATTGTTGACTTCTTGAAACG GTATGTGGATCCGCTTGAAGTCCCCAAACTGCTTGAGTCCGGCGTGACTGAGCGTTACAAGAACATTCTCCAGCTAGCTAGATTCATCAACGAGGAGTCAGGCTTACCATACAAAGCAGCTCCTAATA AATTTGTTCTGTACACTGGAGAAGAGGTTTATGCAATGCTCCGGGATCCTCAAAAATGCTCTACGAGTACCACTTTGACAGTCAACCAGAATCTCACTGAAGCTGCGGTCCCAGAAACA AAAGACTGGAGAGAAGATGGTATTGTTAGCCCTGTCCAAGACCAGGGACGCTGTGCATCTGGCTGGGCATTTAG CGCGACTGGAGCTCTTGAGGCAGCTTACCATCAAGCATTCGGCGAAGGGATATCACTTTCCGGACAACAGCTTTTGGATTGTGATAGAGCTTTCGGTAACGCTGGTTGCAAGGGTGGACTTCCATCTCAAGCCTTTGCATACGTCAAACACAATGGTGGGATCGCAACAAAAGACAACTACGCTTCCGTAGCTGAAGAGCGTGCATGCAAGTTTCGACCTGAAGACCTTAGTGTTAATGTCCTCGACTCTGTTACTGCG gGTTCAGAGGATGAACTGAAGCATGCAGTTGGATTGGTGAGGCCAGTGACTGTAACGTTTGCCGTTCCTCATGATTTCTTGTACTACAAGGAAGGAGTTTTTACTGACAGCTCGTGTGACCTATTTACAAAT AGAACAGGCCATGCTGGATTAGTAGTTGGCTATGGAGTTGAAAATAGCATCCCGTACTGGCTTGTAAAGAACTCATGGGGAAGTGATTGGGGAGAAAATGGATACTTCAAGATAGAAAGGGGCAAAAATATGTGTGGTAAGTTCTTTTTTGACCAGCTTCA TttcccttttgttttttttttctgtcaggTATTGAATCATGTGCATCCTACCCGCTTGTGGCTTGAGCGGCTTAACTATGGGACGAATGGTTTTACgattatttga
- the LOC103837111 gene encoding thiol protease aleurain-like isoform X2 — translation MSLRLILSLSILLILVAAATTTEEEDIVDFLKRYVDPLEVPKLLESGVTERYKNILQLARFINEESGLPYKAAPNKFVLYTGEEVYAMLRDPQKCSTSTTLTVNQNLTEAAVPETKDWREDGIVSPVQDQGRCASGWAFSATGALEAAYHQAFGEGISLSGQQLLDCDRAFGNAGCKGGLPSQAFAYVKHNGGIATKDNYASVAEERACKFRPEDLSVNVLDSVTAGSEDELKHAVGLVRPVTVTFAVPHDFLYYKEGVFTDSSCDLFTNRTGHAGLVVGYGVENSIPYWLVKNSWGSDWGENGYFKIERGKNMCGKFFFDQLQFWSYLIIYYWFGLDLSH, via the exons ATGTCTCTAAGACTAATCCTATCTCTCTCGATCTTGTTGATTCTAGTAGCGGCCGCGACAACGACTGAGGAAGAAGATATTGTTGACTTCTTGAAACG GTATGTGGATCCGCTTGAAGTCCCCAAACTGCTTGAGTCCGGCGTGACTGAGCGTTACAAGAACATTCTCCAGCTAGCTAGATTCATCAACGAGGAGTCAGGCTTACCATACAAAGCAGCTCCTAATA AATTTGTTCTGTACACTGGAGAAGAGGTTTATGCAATGCTCCGGGATCCTCAAAAATGCTCTACGAGTACCACTTTGACAGTCAACCAGAATCTCACTGAAGCTGCGGTCCCAGAAACA AAAGACTGGAGAGAAGATGGTATTGTTAGCCCTGTCCAAGACCAGGGACGCTGTGCATCTGGCTGGGCATTTAG CGCGACTGGAGCTCTTGAGGCAGCTTACCATCAAGCATTCGGCGAAGGGATATCACTTTCCGGACAACAGCTTTTGGATTGTGATAGAGCTTTCGGTAACGCTGGTTGCAAGGGTGGACTTCCATCTCAAGCCTTTGCATACGTCAAACACAATGGTGGGATCGCAACAAAAGACAACTACGCTTCCGTAGCTGAAGAGCGTGCATGCAAGTTTCGACCTGAAGACCTTAGTGTTAATGTCCTCGACTCTGTTACTGCG gGTTCAGAGGATGAACTGAAGCATGCAGTTGGATTGGTGAGGCCAGTGACTGTAACGTTTGCCGTTCCTCATGATTTCTTGTACTACAAGGAAGGAGTTTTTACTGACAGCTCGTGTGACCTATTTACAAAT AGAACAGGCCATGCTGGATTAGTAGTTGGCTATGGAGTTGAAAATAGCATCCCGTACTGGCTTGTAAAGAACTCATGGGGAAGTGATTGGGGAGAAAATGGATACTTCAAGATAGAAAGGGGCAAAAATATGTGTGGTAAGTTCTTTTTTGACCAGCTTCAGTTTTGGTCTTATCTAATTATTTActattggtttggtttggacTTATCCCATTGA
- the LOC103837110 gene encoding probable 28S rRNA (cytosine-C(5))-methyltransferase: MARRKPNAAPKATRQPAKQKFSSAERSSLYASREAAKVLGTVLRGDAERRAVASIKSLVFSPSVRNKRGTFALVCETLKHVTVIKEVLEIANVLNSKWNRQEPLVYIICYDILFGKEPPLIGDAEKFLMKRKDALVSSLATLLVRKKAETVDELLGVSQVNGPLKPRYVRVNTLKMDVDSAVQELGKLYKVQKDETVPDLLVMPPGSDLHSHHLVKNGRIFLQGKGSAMVAAALEPEADWEVIDACAAPGNKTINLAALMKGQGKIIACELNEERVKRLEQTIKLSGATNIEVFHGDFLGLAPEDPSFAKVRAILLDPSCSGSGTITDRLDHLLPSHSADNKNYDSIRLHKLAVFQKKALAHALSFPQVERVVYSTCSIHQIENEDVVSSVLPLASSLGFELGTPFPQWQRRGLPVLAGSEHLLRMDPEEDKEGFFIALFTKTNKLDDLKSSEVSERECRRRRRQGHPFLWPKVFFRAWNGRMR; this comes from the exons ATGGCGCGTCGCAAACCCAACGCGGCGCCGAAAGCCACGCGCCAGCCGGCCAAACAAAAGTTCTCCAGCGCCGAGAGATCATCTCTGTACGCATCAAGGGAAGCAGCTAAGGTCCTCGGCACAGTTCTCCGAGGAGACGCCGAGCGTCGAGCCGTCGCTTCGATAAAGTCACTCGTCTTCAGCCCTTCCGTCCGCAACAAACGCGGCACCTTCGCTCTCGTCTGTGAGACCCTCAAAC ATGTTACTGTAATAAAAGAAGTTCTTGAAATCGCTAACGTGTTGAATAGCAAATGGAAC AGGCAAGAGCCATTGGTCTACATTATTTGCTATGATATCCTTTTCGGAAAG GAGCCTCCATTGATTGGTGATGCTGAGAAGTTTCTCATGAAACGTAAAGATGCTCTAGTGTCAAGTCTAGCTACGCTTCTAGTGAGGAAGAAAGCTGAAACCGTTGATGAGTTGTTGGGTGTTTCTCAAGTTAATG GTCCTTTGAAACCACGTTATGTTCGCGTAAATACACTCAAGATGGATGTAGATTCAGCAGTGCAGGAGCTGGGGAAGCTCTATAAG GTGCAGAAGGATGAGACAGTTCCTGACCTGTTGGTGATGCCTCCTGGCAGCGATTTGCATTCTCATCATTTGGTTAAGAATGGGCGTATATTTTTGCAG GGAAAGGGAAGTGCAATGGTAGCAGCTGCACTAGAGCCAGAAGCAGATTGGGAG GTTATTGATGCATGTGCAGCTCCAGGAAACAAAACTATTAATCTTGCTGCTCTTATGAAAGGACAAGGGAAAATCATAGCGTGTGAGCTAAATGAAGAACGTGTAAAGCGTTTGGAACAGACTATTAAGCTCTCTGGTGCTACCA ATATTGAAGTCTTTCATGGTGATTTTTTGGGACTAGCTCCGGAAGATCCTTCTTTTGCAAAG GTTCGGGCTATATTGTTGGATCCTTCTTGCTCTGGCTCAGGAACCATTACAGATCGTTTGGACCATCTTCTCCCTTCTCATTCAGCAG ATAACAAGAACTATGACTCCATAAGACTACACAAACTCGCTGTTTTCCAGAAGAAGGCTCTTGCTCATGCACTCTCCT TTCCACAGGTTGAGAGAGTAGTATACAGCACATGCTCCATCCACCAGATAGAAAACGAAGATGTTGTCTCATCTGTTTTACCTTTAGCTTCATCCTTGGGCTTCGAACTCGGTACTCCTTTCCCTCAGTGGCAGCGTCGTGGTCTCCCTGTATTAGCTGGAT CTGAGCATTTACTCAGGATGGATCCAGAGGAGGACAAAGAAGGGTTCTTCATCGCTTTGTTCACCAAGACAAACAAACTCGATGACTTGAAATCGTCTGAAGTTTCTGAAAGAGAGTGTAGAAGAAGACGCAGACAGGGTCATCCGTTTCTTTGGCCTAAAGTGTTCTTCAGAGCTTGGAATGGGCGGATGAGGTAG
- the LOC103837109 gene encoding probable WRKY transcription factor 50 isoform X1: MNDAETNLARSFSADTHSGLDIPDLYLSDEWMDDDLAYAVSGMNQSYTYQTSDAAAFFSGSSSSLGHPESSSTNGSAATATASAENQVKKENKKVKERVAFKTQSEVEVLDDGFKWRKYGKKMVKNSPNPRNYYKCSTDGCPVKKRVERDRDDPSFVITTYEGFHNHSSMN; encoded by the exons ATGAATGATGCGGAGACGAACTTGGCGAGGAGTTTCAGTGCTGACACTCACTCAGGTTTAGACATTCCGGATCTATACTTGTCAGATGAATGGATGGATGATGATCTTGCCTATGCGGTTTCCGGAATGAATCAATCTTATACTTATCAGACCAGTGATGCTGCTGCTTTCTTCTCTGGTTCCTCTAGCAGTTTGGGTCATCCTGAATCTTCAAGTACCAACGGTTCTGCTGCTACAGCCACTGCTTCGGCCG AAAACCAAGTtaagaaagaaaataagaaagttAAAGAGAGAGTGGCATTCAAGACACAGTCTGAAGTTGAAGTGCTTGACGATGGTTTCAAGTGGAGAAAGTATGggaagaagatggtgaagaaCAGCCCAAATCCCAG AAACTACTACAAATGTTCAACTGATGGCTGTCCCGTGAAGAAAAGAGTTGAAAGAGATAGAGATGATCCGAGCTTTGTGATAACAACTTACGAGGGCTTCCACAATCACTCAAGTATGAACTAA
- the LOC103837109 gene encoding probable WRKY transcription factor 50 isoform X2, with protein sequence MDDDLAYAVSGMNQSYTYQTSDAAAFFSGSSSSLGHPESSSTNGSAATATASAENQVKKENKKVKERVAFKTQSEVEVLDDGFKWRKYGKKMVKNSPNPRNYYKCSTDGCPVKKRVERDRDDPSFVITTYEGFHNHSSMN encoded by the exons ATGGATGATGATCTTGCCTATGCGGTTTCCGGAATGAATCAATCTTATACTTATCAGACCAGTGATGCTGCTGCTTTCTTCTCTGGTTCCTCTAGCAGTTTGGGTCATCCTGAATCTTCAAGTACCAACGGTTCTGCTGCTACAGCCACTGCTTCGGCCG AAAACCAAGTtaagaaagaaaataagaaagttAAAGAGAGAGTGGCATTCAAGACACAGTCTGAAGTTGAAGTGCTTGACGATGGTTTCAAGTGGAGAAAGTATGggaagaagatggtgaagaaCAGCCCAAATCCCAG AAACTACTACAAATGTTCAACTGATGGCTGTCCCGTGAAGAAAAGAGTTGAAAGAGATAGAGATGATCCGAGCTTTGTGATAACAACTTACGAGGGCTTCCACAATCACTCAAGTATGAACTAA
- the LOC103837108 gene encoding cytokinin riboside 5'-monophosphate phosphoribohydrolase LOG8 isoform X2, whose translation MEENQRFKKVCVFCGSNSGHRDVFSLAAIELGNELVKRKIDLVYGGGSVGLMGLISRRVSEGGCHVLGIIPQALMPIEISGETVGEVRIVADMHERKAAMAQEAEAFIALPGGYGTMEELLEIITWAQLGIHKKTVGLLNVDGYYNNLLALFDTGVEEGFIKPGARNIVVSAPSAKELLEKMELYTPSHKHIASHQSWKVEQLAGDS comes from the exons ATGGAGGAGAACCAGAGATTCAAAAAAGTTTGTGTTTTCTGCGGAAGTAACTCTGGTCACAGAGATGTTTTCAGCCTTGCTGCTATCGAACTTGGCAATGAACTG GTGAAGAGAAAGATAGATTTGGTTTATGGCGGAGGAAGTGTTGGACTAATGGGTTTGATATCTCGGAGAGTCTCAGAAGGTGGTTGTCATGTACTTGG gATCATTCCACAAGCTCTGATGCCTATTGAG ATATCTGGTGAGACTGTTGGAGAAGTAAGAATCGTTGCAGACATGCACGAGCGCAAAGCTGCAATGGCACAAGAAGCTGAGGCTTTCATTGCCCTCCCTG GAGGTTATGGAACTATGGAGGAACTGCTGGAGATTATTACATGGGCACAGCTTGGTATCCATAAGAAGACG GTTGGTCTTTTGAATGTTGATGGTTACTACAACAATCTGCTTGCTTTGTTTGATACTGGAGTTGAAGAAGGTTTTATCAAGCCAGGTGCTCGTAACATCGTTGTTTCTGCACCATCTGCCAAGGAACTTCTGGAGAAGATGGAG cTATATACTCCTTCACACAAGCACATTGCTTCTCACCAAAGCTGGAAAGTTGAGCAACTGGCTGGAGATTCTTAA
- the LOC103837108 gene encoding cytokinin riboside 5'-monophosphate phosphoribohydrolase LOG8 isoform X1: protein MEENQRFKKVCVFCGSNSGHRDVFSLAAIELGNELVKRKIDLVYGGGSVGLMGLISRRVSEGGCHVLGIIPQALMPIEQISGETVGEVRIVADMHERKAAMAQEAEAFIALPGGYGTMEELLEIITWAQLGIHKKTVGLLNVDGYYNNLLALFDTGVEEGFIKPGARNIVVSAPSAKELLEKMELYTPSHKHIASHQSWKVEQLAGDS from the exons ATGGAGGAGAACCAGAGATTCAAAAAAGTTTGTGTTTTCTGCGGAAGTAACTCTGGTCACAGAGATGTTTTCAGCCTTGCTGCTATCGAACTTGGCAATGAACTG GTGAAGAGAAAGATAGATTTGGTTTATGGCGGAGGAAGTGTTGGACTAATGGGTTTGATATCTCGGAGAGTCTCAGAAGGTGGTTGTCATGTACTTGG gATCATTCCACAAGCTCTGATGCCTATTGAG CAGATATCTGGTGAGACTGTTGGAGAAGTAAGAATCGTTGCAGACATGCACGAGCGCAAAGCTGCAATGGCACAAGAAGCTGAGGCTTTCATTGCCCTCCCTG GAGGTTATGGAACTATGGAGGAACTGCTGGAGATTATTACATGGGCACAGCTTGGTATCCATAAGAAGACG GTTGGTCTTTTGAATGTTGATGGTTACTACAACAATCTGCTTGCTTTGTTTGATACTGGAGTTGAAGAAGGTTTTATCAAGCCAGGTGCTCGTAACATCGTTGTTTCTGCACCATCTGCCAAGGAACTTCTGGAGAAGATGGAG cTATATACTCCTTCACACAAGCACATTGCTTCTCACCAAAGCTGGAAAGTTGAGCAACTGGCTGGAGATTCTTAA